A stretch of the Planctomycetota bacterium genome encodes the following:
- a CDS encoding sigma-54 dependent transcriptional regulator, with translation MAIAEPTDRKLAAQVLLVEDEPDHADVMADALRKPGHVCTIVGGVAEAMDELRGGAFDVIVTDLRMPTSAGVATLDGATVDAEGGNAGLLVLAAARRLQPDAETVMVTAHGDVSTARRAFKDGAYDFIEKPLDLGVFRSLINRAAEAVLLRHESGELTDLVQHDGFEGIIAGSEPMRRILKTVKTVAPSTIAVLITGESGTGKELIAQAVHRNSPRANKRYVAFNCAGQSESLIEDQLFGHIRGAFTGAEKDREGVFEYASGGTLFLDEIGDMPMSMQAKLLRVLETGDVVRLGSNDPRQTDVRFVSATNRDLQAMIAQGTFREDLYFRINGAHVHVPPLRERREDIPRIVQHAAARFADEMKQATPEVTDAALMRLTAYHWPGNVRQLLNVVQNMVVMGVGEAEGDQAARLEVRHIPAEVRAGDDADAGEAGAAAGTLAGTSLEQIEKRAIRETLRLTGGNREQAARLLGIGERTLYRKLKEYGLR, from the coding sequence ATGGCCATCGCCGAACCCACCGACCGCAAGCTCGCCGCCCAGGTGCTCCTCGTCGAGGACGAGCCCGACCACGCCGACGTCATGGCCGATGCGCTGCGCAAGCCGGGCCACGTCTGTACCATCGTGGGCGGCGTGGCCGAGGCCATGGACGAGCTGCGGGGGGGCGCCTTCGACGTGATCGTCACCGATCTGCGGATGCCCACCTCCGCGGGCGTGGCGACGCTCGACGGCGCGACGGTCGACGCCGAGGGCGGCAACGCGGGCCTGCTCGTGCTCGCCGCCGCCCGCCGGCTGCAGCCCGATGCCGAGACGGTGATGGTGACGGCCCACGGCGACGTCTCGACCGCCCGCCGCGCCTTCAAGGACGGCGCGTACGACTTCATCGAGAAGCCGCTGGACCTGGGGGTCTTCCGCAGCCTCATCAACCGCGCCGCCGAGGCGGTGCTGCTGCGACACGAATCGGGCGAGCTGACCGACCTGGTGCAGCACGACGGCTTCGAGGGCATCATCGCGGGCAGCGAGCCCATGCGGCGGATCCTCAAGACCGTCAAGACGGTCGCGCCCAGCACCATCGCCGTGCTCATCACCGGCGAGAGCGGCACGGGCAAGGAGCTCATCGCCCAGGCCGTGCACCGCAACAGCCCGAGGGCGAACAAGCGATACGTCGCCTTCAACTGCGCGGGCCAGAGCGAGAGCCTGATCGAGGACCAGCTCTTCGGCCACATCCGCGGCGCGTTCACCGGGGCCGAGAAGGACCGCGAGGGCGTGTTCGAGTACGCCAGCGGGGGCACGCTCTTCCTCGACGAAATCGGCGACATGCCCATGAGCATGCAGGCCAAGCTGCTGCGGGTGCTCGAGACCGGCGACGTCGTCCGCCTGGGCAGCAACGACCCCCGCCAGACCGACGTCCGCTTCGTGAGCGCCACCAACCGAGACCTACAGGCGATGATCGCCCAGGGCACGTTCCGCGAGGACCTGTACTTCCGCATCAACGGCGCGCACGTGCACGTGCCGCCGCTGCGGGAGCGCCGCGAGGACATCCCCCGCATCGTGCAGCACGCCGCCGCCCGCTTCGCCGACGAGATGAAGCAGGCCACGCCCGAGGTCACCGACGCCGCGCTCATGCGGCTCACCGCATACCACTGGCCGGGCAACGTCCGCCAGTTGCTCAACGTCGTGCAGAACATGGTGGTGATGGGCGTGGGCGAGGCCGAGGGCGACCAGGCGGCACGCCTCGAGGTCCGCCACATCCCCGCCGAGGTCCGCGCGGGCGACGACGCCGACGCGGGCGAGGCGGGCGCCGCCGCCGGCACGCTGGCGGGCACCAGCCTCGAGCAGATCGAGAAGCGGGCCATCCGCGAGACGCTCCGCCTCACCGGCGGCAACCGCGAGCAGGCCGCCCGCCTCCTGGGCATCGGCGAGCGGACCCTCTACCGCAAGCTCAAGGAGTACGGGCTGCGGTGA
- a CDS encoding crossover junction endodeoxyribonuclease RuvC, whose translation MSVRVLGIDPGLRLTGYACVDEHGGGERLVEAGVFRLTRGDASPDGLARRLVELERDLCELIERVQPGLACVESVFVHERFPRSAIAMGHARGVILLAAKRAGLAVLELPPAAVKRSMTGFGRASKDQMRLAVQARYGLAEPPSPADVADAIAIAAGGLARAASPGAAALS comes from the coding sequence ATGAGCGTGCGCGTGCTCGGCATCGATCCCGGCTTGCGGCTGACCGGCTACGCCTGCGTGGACGAGCACGGCGGGGGCGAGCGGCTAGTCGAGGCGGGCGTCTTCCGCCTCACGCGGGGCGACGCCTCCCCCGACGGCCTGGCCCGGCGGCTCGTCGAACTCGAGCGGGACCTGTGCGAGCTGATCGAGCGGGTGCAGCCCGGGCTGGCCTGCGTCGAGTCGGTCTTCGTGCACGAGCGCTTCCCGCGGTCGGCCATCGCGATGGGCCACGCCCGGGGGGTCATCCTGCTGGCCGCCAAGCGGGCCGGGCTCGCGGTGCTCGAGCTGCCGCCGGCGGCCGTCAAGCGATCGATGACCGGATTCGGGCGGGCGAGCAAGGACCAGATGCGGCTGGCGGTGCAGGCCCGGTACGGGCTGGCCGAGCCACCCTCGCCGGCCGACGTCGCCGACGCCATCGCCATCGCCGCGGGCGGGCTGGCGCGGGCGGCGTCGCCCGGCGCCGCGGCGCTCTCGTAA
- a CDS encoding riboflavin synthase, producing the protein MFTGLIWHTGRLLSATSIDAGRRLSIEAPGLLADPPPQRGESIAINGCCLTLVEHDGNALAFDAVPQTLANTTLGGLAAGDHLHLERSCTPRTLLGGHIVQGHVDGVGEIVRVRTDGEWRARIRPPAPLMEFVVPRGSIAVDGVSLTVAELSPAEGWFEIALIPETLERTNLGRLNAGGLVNLECDCMAKALIHWQKHYSRDPGDRADNHSR; encoded by the coding sequence GTGTTCACGGGGCTGATCTGGCACACCGGGCGGCTGCTGTCGGCCACGTCCATCGACGCCGGCCGCCGGCTCTCGATCGAGGCCCCGGGCCTGCTGGCCGATCCGCCGCCGCAGCGCGGCGAGTCGATCGCCATCAACGGCTGCTGCCTCACGCTGGTCGAGCACGACGGCAACGCCCTGGCCTTCGACGCCGTCCCCCAGACGCTGGCCAACACCACGCTGGGCGGCCTGGCCGCGGGCGATCACCTGCACCTGGAGCGATCCTGCACGCCGCGGACGCTGCTGGGCGGCCACATCGTGCAGGGCCACGTCGACGGCGTCGGCGAGATCGTCCGCGTCCGCACCGATGGCGAGTGGCGGGCGCGGATCCGCCCGCCGGCGCCGCTCATGGAGTTCGTCGTGCCCCGCGGCTCGATCGCGGTGGACGGCGTGTCGCTGACGGTGGCCGAACTGTCGCCCGCGGAGGGCTGGTTCGAGATCGCGCTCATCCCCGAGACGCTCGAGCGGACCAACCTGGGCCGGCTGAACGCGGGGGGGCTCGTCAACCTCGAGTGCGACTGCATGGCCAAGGCGTTGATCCACTGGCAGAAGCACTACTCCCGCGATCCGGGCGATCGTGCCGACAACCACTCCCGATGA
- a CDS encoding PQQ-binding-like beta-propeller repeat protein encodes MRTRNESRRARAAAGVGAACLLAAGVLAAGCASTGVVSPGAQSDSLRVEADDLRTLGYARGWQGYPIVTRGRDVEHALVADDVVLVLEGGSTLSCLDVEDRGRLRWSRQLDTATTPFFGIAREGNLVYANSSAELFVVDLLTGDLVSRQALSRQVSTGPVRVNGQLIFGCGDGQILSWLPSGGFDGIPLWDNKIDGPVRSQPVLLDAGFVGIVSETGNVMFLDPQTGSRVREAGGGARFNALFGGPGAQPDGGDRYLVVASEDQSLWAFDAGRSQHLWRVPTEAPLSRRPIVHQGIVYADLGETGFHALDLRTGDVLWQAEDVSGELVAVRDDLLIVFDAEAEAIAQVDLFTGDVFARIDVPGVVRIDAEGVVDRPIYMVTDRGLVAQFTPDA; translated from the coding sequence ATGCGTACTCGAAACGAATCTCGTCGTGCCCGGGCAGCGGCCGGCGTCGGCGCGGCGTGCCTGCTGGCGGCCGGCGTGCTCGCGGCCGGCTGCGCGAGCACCGGCGTGGTCTCGCCCGGCGCCCAGAGCGATTCGCTGCGGGTCGAGGCCGACGACCTGCGCACGCTGGGCTACGCCCGGGGCTGGCAGGGCTACCCCATCGTGACCCGCGGCCGCGACGTCGAGCACGCCCTCGTTGCCGACGACGTTGTGCTGGTGCTCGAGGGCGGCTCCACGCTGAGCTGCCTCGACGTCGAGGACCGCGGCCGCCTCCGCTGGTCCCGCCAGCTCGATACCGCGACGACGCCGTTCTTCGGCATCGCCCGCGAGGGCAACCTCGTGTACGCCAACTCGTCGGCCGAGCTGTTCGTGGTCGATCTGCTCACGGGCGACCTCGTCTCGCGGCAGGCGTTGTCCCGCCAGGTCAGCACCGGGCCGGTCCGCGTGAACGGGCAGCTCATCTTCGGGTGCGGCGACGGCCAGATCCTCTCGTGGCTGCCCTCGGGCGGCTTCGACGGCATCCCGCTGTGGGACAACAAGATCGACGGGCCCGTCCGCAGCCAGCCCGTGCTGCTCGACGCCGGCTTCGTCGGCATCGTTTCCGAGACCGGCAACGTCATGTTCCTCGATCCACAGACCGGCAGCCGCGTCCGAGAGGCCGGCGGCGGCGCCCGCTTCAACGCGCTCTTCGGCGGGCCGGGGGCCCAGCCCGACGGCGGCGACCGCTACCTCGTCGTCGCCAGCGAGGACCAGTCGCTGTGGGCCTTCGATGCCGGACGCAGCCAGCACCTCTGGCGGGTGCCCACCGAGGCGCCGCTGTCGCGTCGGCCGATCGTCCACCAGGGCATCGTCTACGCCGACCTGGGCGAGACGGGCTTCCACGCCCTCGACCTGCGGACGGGCGATGTGCTCTGGCAGGCCGAGGACGTCTCGGGCGAGCTGGTCGCCGTCCGCGACGACCTGCTGATCGTGTTCGACGCCGAGGCGGAGGCCATCGCCCAGGTCGACCTGTTCACGGGAGATGTGTTCGCCCGCATCGACGTGCCGGGCGTCGTCCGCATCGATGCCGAGGGCGTGGTCGATCGGCCCATCTACATGGTGACCGATCGCGGCCTGGTCGCCCAGTTCACGCCCGACGCCTGA
- the purH gene encoding bifunctional phosphoribosylaminoimidazolecarboxamide formyltransferase/IMP cyclohydrolase, which translates to MPDAVRPIRRALLSVSDKAGIVELARTLAARGAEIVSTGGTARALRDAGLTIREVADLTGLPEMFSGRVKTLHPAVHGGILAVQEDAEHQAAMDAHGIGPIDLVCVNLYPFEQTVSKPGVSRAEAIEQIDIGGPAMIRSAAKNHDRVAVLTSPEQYGLVAQEVEAHGGTTRTLRESLATAAFARTSAYDAAIAAHLGGDDDFPPVLAPRFERMAELRYGENPHQRAAVYRDPSHTGPTVVGVEPLHGKPLSYNNVADASAALELVRSMAHASGRVAAAVVKHANPCGAAAGGMPEAVDRALLGDPVAAFGGIVACSHEIDEPTAERLSADGLFLEVIAAAGFTMAALERLRARWKNTRLLAVGEVAKPTPGRTLRTVPGGALVQQADVLRPGGDWTHAAGPPLTRDAERDARTLVCVARALTSNAVAIGGRTDGGVALFGAGAGQMDRLTSCRLAADKAGDRARGGMAASDGFFPFPDGPEILIDAGVTAIVQPGGSRRDGETIELCEDRGVTLVMTGMRHFRH; encoded by the coding sequence GTGCCCGACGCCGTCCGCCCGATCCGCCGCGCCCTGCTGTCGGTCAGCGACAAGGCGGGCATCGTCGAGCTTGCGCGCACGCTGGCGGCCCGCGGCGCCGAGATCGTCTCCACCGGCGGCACCGCACGGGCGCTGCGGGACGCGGGGCTCACCATCCGCGAGGTGGCCGACCTCACGGGCCTGCCCGAGATGTTTAGCGGCCGCGTCAAGACGCTGCACCCCGCGGTGCACGGCGGCATCCTCGCCGTCCAGGAAGACGCGGAGCACCAGGCGGCGATGGATGCGCACGGCATCGGTCCCATCGATCTGGTGTGCGTCAACTTGTACCCCTTCGAGCAGACCGTGTCGAAGCCCGGCGTCTCGCGGGCCGAGGCGATCGAGCAGATCGACATCGGCGGGCCCGCGATGATCCGGTCGGCGGCGAAGAACCACGATCGCGTCGCGGTGCTCACCAGCCCCGAGCAGTACGGGCTTGTGGCGCAGGAGGTCGAAGCCCACGGCGGGACCACCAGGACGCTCCGGGAATCGCTCGCGACCGCAGCCTTTGCGCGCACCAGCGCGTACGACGCCGCCATCGCGGCGCACCTCGGCGGCGATGACGATTTTCCACCCGTGCTCGCGCCCCGCTTCGAGCGCATGGCCGAGCTGCGCTACGGCGAGAATCCCCACCAGCGGGCGGCGGTCTACCGCGACCCCAGCCACACCGGCCCCACCGTGGTGGGCGTCGAGCCGCTGCACGGCAAGCCGCTGAGCTACAACAACGTGGCCGACGCGTCGGCGGCGCTGGAGCTCGTCCGCTCGATGGCGCACGCCAGCGGCCGGGTGGCGGCGGCGGTCGTCAAGCACGCCAACCCGTGCGGGGCGGCGGCGGGCGGGATGCCCGAGGCCGTCGATCGGGCGCTGCTCGGCGATCCCGTCGCGGCCTTCGGCGGCATCGTTGCGTGCAGCCACGAGATCGACGAGCCGACGGCCGAGCGGCTGAGCGCCGACGGGCTGTTCCTCGAGGTCATCGCGGCGGCGGGCTTCACGATGGCCGCGCTCGAGCGGCTGCGGGCGCGGTGGAAGAACACCCGGCTGCTGGCGGTCGGCGAGGTTGCCAAGCCCACGCCCGGGCGCACGCTTCGGACCGTGCCGGGCGGCGCCCTCGTGCAGCAAGCCGACGTGCTCAGGCCCGGCGGCGACTGGACGCACGCCGCCGGCCCGCCGCTGACGCGCGACGCCGAGCGCGACGCTCGCACGCTGGTGTGCGTCGCGCGTGCGCTGACGAGCAACGCCGTGGCCATCGGGGGGCGGACCGACGGCGGCGTCGCGCTCTTCGGCGCGGGCGCGGGCCAGATGGATCGGCTGACGAGCTGCCGGCTCGCCGCCGACAAGGCGGGCGATCGCGCCCGCGGCGGCATGGCCGCCAGCGACGGCTTCTTCCCCTTCCCCGATGGTCCGGAAATCCTCATCGACGCCGGCGTCACGGCCATCGTCCAGCCCGGCGGATCCAGGCGGGACGGCGAGACCATCGAGCTGTGCGAGGACCGCGGCGTCACGCTCGTGATGACCGGCATGCGGCACTTTCGCCACTAG
- a CDS encoding HNH endonuclease, protein MRACTLDVPVLLLNRSYAALRVISARRAFTLLCKELAEVVHVEGAGFSSHDFASWVELSELQRQIEPEAHDWVRTVRLSIAVPRVIRLLEYDRLPRMEVRLSRRTVFERDNHQCQYCSRYFRTSDLSVDHVLPRARGGGDSWENLVTACIRCNAAKGDRTPSEAGMPLIKKPRRPAPGGVLAGRRGAPRYSAWAAFLPQVR, encoded by the coding sequence ATGAGGGCGTGCACGCTCGACGTGCCCGTCCTGCTGCTGAACCGCAGCTACGCCGCCCTCCGGGTCATCTCCGCCCGGAGGGCGTTCACGCTTCTGTGCAAGGAGCTGGCCGAGGTCGTGCACGTCGAGGGCGCGGGCTTCTCGAGCCACGACTTCGCCTCGTGGGTCGAACTCTCCGAACTGCAGCGGCAGATCGAGCCCGAGGCGCACGACTGGGTCCGCACCGTGCGGCTGTCGATCGCGGTGCCGCGGGTCATCCGGCTGCTCGAGTACGACCGGCTACCGCGCATGGAGGTCCGGCTCAGCCGCCGCACGGTGTTCGAGCGGGACAACCACCAGTGCCAGTACTGCTCGCGGTACTTCCGCACGTCGGACCTGTCGGTGGACCATGTGCTGCCCCGTGCGCGGGGCGGGGGCGATAGCTGGGAGAACCTGGTGACGGCGTGCATCCGCTGCAACGCCGCCAAGGGCGATCGCACGCCGTCGGAGGCGGGCATGCCGCTGATCAAGAAGCCCCGCCGGCCCGCGCCGGGCGGCGTGCTGGCGGGTCGCCGCGGCGCGCCACGCTACAGCGCCTGGGCGGCGTTTCTGCCCCAGGTGCGCTGA
- a CDS encoding 4a-hydroxytetrahydrobiopterin dehydratase — protein sequence MDKLSETEVQDRLSGHPEWTEISGEIQRTFEFADFRASMRFVNEIAEEAERTQHHPDILIRYSKVTLTVSTHDAGGITTKDFELAAFADQASGSATGAAST from the coding sequence ATGGACAAGCTCTCCGAGACCGAAGTCCAGGACCGCCTCTCGGGCCACCCCGAGTGGACCGAGATCAGCGGCGAGATCCAGCGGACCTTCGAGTTCGCCGACTTCCGGGCCTCCATGCGGTTCGTCAACGAGATCGCCGAGGAAGCCGAGCGCACCCAGCACCACCCCGACATCCTCATCCGCTATTCGAAGGTCACGCTGACCGTGTCCACGCACGACGCGGGCGGCATCACCACCAAGGACTTCGAGCTGGCCGCCTTCGCCGACCAGGCCTCGGGCAGCGCGACCGGCGCCGCCTCGACCTGA
- a CDS encoding glutamate--tRNA ligase family protein has product MMQQDANNQPLREATRLAPSPTGALHLGNARTFVVNWILARRRDWRVVLRIEDLDGPRVKPEAIGQTIEVLEWLGLDWDEGPILQSEDRERHMGAVAELAARGLAYPCALTRTEIEAAASAPHLGGAPASPPMRPVDLRPAAFRDAGTNWRFVMPDREVQIDDACAARSVHRPLDDAGDVVIWTKRGMAAYHLAVVADDHAQGITHVVRGDDLLPSAAVQRCLYDALGIGPLPAYAHLPLVVGPDGRRLAKRHGDSRLVRYRDAGVPPERILGLLASWSVPDPDPGPAREPLDLEAFAARFDLDTMPRDPARFTPEDDAWLLGRS; this is encoded by the coding sequence ATGATGCAGCAGGACGCCAACAACCAGCCCTTGCGCGAGGCCACCCGGCTCGCGCCCTCGCCCACCGGGGCGCTGCACCTGGGCAACGCCCGCACCTTCGTGGTCAACTGGATCCTGGCGCGGCGGCGCGACTGGCGGGTGGTCCTGCGGATCGAGGACCTCGACGGACCCCGCGTCAAGCCCGAGGCCATCGGCCAGACCATCGAGGTGCTGGAGTGGCTGGGCCTGGACTGGGACGAGGGGCCGATCCTCCAGAGCGAGGACCGCGAGCGGCACATGGGGGCCGTCGCCGAGCTAGCAGCACGGGGCCTGGCCTACCCGTGCGCGCTGACGCGGACCGAGATCGAGGCGGCGGCGTCGGCCCCGCACCTGGGCGGCGCGCCGGCGTCCCCGCCGATGCGGCCCGTGGACCTCAGGCCGGCGGCCTTCCGCGATGCCGGCACCAACTGGCGGTTCGTGATGCCCGACCGCGAGGTCCAGATCGACGACGCCTGCGCGGCACGGAGCGTGCATCGGCCCCTCGACGACGCGGGCGACGTCGTCATATGGACCAAGCGCGGCATGGCGGCGTACCACCTGGCCGTCGTCGCGGACGACCACGCCCAGGGCATCACGCACGTCGTTCGCGGCGACGACCTGCTGCCCTCGGCCGCGGTGCAGAGGTGCCTGTACGACGCGCTGGGGATCGGGCCCCTCCCCGCGTACGCCCACCTGCCGCTGGTGGTGGGGCCCGACGGCCGCCGGCTCGCCAAGCGGCACGGCGACAGCCGCCTGGTCCGCTACCGCGACGCCGGCGTGCCACCCGAGCGGATCCTGGGACTGCTGGCGTCGTGGAGCGTGCCGGACCCGGACCCAGGCCCGGCCCGCGAACCGCTGGACCTCGAGGCGTTCGCGGCCCGCTTCGACCTCGATACGATGCCGAGGGACCCCGCCCGATTCACGCCGGAGGACGACGCATGGCTTCTCGGACGCTCCTGA